A portion of the Algimonas porphyrae genome contains these proteins:
- a CDS encoding TonB-dependent receptor plug domain-containing protein, with protein MVGTQPAYAQTTGPVQDAVEGADEIIVTGSRIRRDAVESTVPLVVIDFDQFDEIGTTDLAEALTELPGVEEGISQRNSNNFIQTSGLSTISLRRLGDDRTLALINGKRAVSNSGNADRVSVSTIPAGLVERTEITTGGLSAIYGSDAIAGVVNFMIEDDFTGFETDARYSTPEASGGEEFRLNATYGTEAMDGRAYFLIGGTYRDEKMIMADATRPNSILPISFDDPSFSNNDSFADQPNQPGCRPEPANNDFHCFLGNRSSFTPGGVFEGGDAWNVGGVWFNDRSLQPSDRTGSSDFFSDVDGYNFRPDRTLSGSREILNLGATARYDFTPDLTGSLTALYSSVESNTIGGFQNVSGTTRYGLLDADSVGNISSSHPLIPVEVEETRSGSVSFSRRFVEVGQNQRINERDTIRLMSDLKGSLSDNFDFELYGTYGYFKQEQQNPNEINLARLSAALDVETVSGNIQCSDADRRAEGCVPINIFGENSITADAADYIRYNGFGEQSRTQYSAGGYVTGDLAQFGPHALQAVFGAEFRREEQSTTGDPDGDSIGGLDGDPTTNDVFQTTLATFPSVQSSYDVVEAFGELKLPLSDNFTAEAAARIANYTTVGTVYSWNLASTWRPTPNLNFRANLAKAQRAPSLTEFFSPARTDSDGLNDPCSGLLADGTGITGISGDGSANADLAIVTANCLSEPGIQAYFADPEQDPDFDPPGSVNGPNSGNPNVREETASTLTLGVGYRPEWFDGLTLVVDYFRINIDDAITSISTQNTVSLCYSASDFPNNRFCDVITRNPETGFITEVINFQENLNEENVEGIDVTLNYEFALPKIPGEFDLRLNYSHYLEDEVVFEGIGGEEITTTSLGEIGSADDEFRATMSYDLDKFRLRYTLLFEEGGVDDPINDPDPSFERYFKTGDEFFHRIYARYDFGADDRYRIYGGVNNIFDNFGPILPSGLDNGSSYNIVSDLGDIVGREFYAGVRVRF; from the coding sequence ATGGTCGGCACCCAACCCGCCTATGCTCAAACCACCGGACCGGTTCAAGATGCCGTCGAGGGTGCGGATGAGATCATCGTGACCGGTTCGCGGATCCGGCGCGACGCCGTTGAAAGCACGGTGCCGCTTGTCGTCATCGACTTCGATCAGTTTGACGAAATTGGCACGACCGACCTTGCGGAAGCCCTGACGGAGCTTCCGGGTGTCGAAGAAGGCATCTCGCAGCGTAATTCGAACAATTTCATCCAGACTTCGGGCCTCTCGACAATCTCACTGCGACGCCTCGGCGACGACCGTACCCTCGCTCTCATCAACGGCAAACGCGCCGTGTCGAATTCGGGCAATGCGGACCGTGTCAGCGTCAGCACGATCCCGGCCGGCCTTGTGGAGCGCACCGAAATCACGACAGGCGGCCTGTCCGCCATCTACGGCTCGGACGCAATTGCTGGCGTCGTAAACTTCATGATCGAAGATGACTTCACCGGTTTTGAAACGGATGCGCGCTACTCTACGCCGGAAGCGAGTGGCGGGGAGGAATTCCGCCTCAACGCTACCTATGGTACGGAAGCCATGGACGGGCGGGCCTACTTCCTGATCGGCGGTACCTACCGCGACGAGAAAATGATCATGGCCGATGCAACACGGCCAAATTCCATTCTGCCAATCAGTTTCGATGATCCCAGTTTCTCAAACAATGATTCTTTCGCTGATCAACCCAATCAGCCCGGGTGTCGTCCCGAGCCTGCCAATAATGATTTCCATTGTTTTCTGGGCAATCGCTCCAGCTTCACGCCAGGCGGCGTTTTCGAAGGCGGTGATGCTTGGAATGTCGGCGGTGTCTGGTTCAACGACCGATCGCTGCAACCGTCCGATCGCACAGGCAGTTCGGACTTTTTTTCGGATGTGGACGGTTACAACTTCCGGCCTGACCGCACCCTTTCCGGCTCGCGTGAGATCCTCAATCTCGGCGCCACGGCTCGCTATGACTTCACACCAGATCTGACAGGGTCGCTGACAGCACTCTATTCCAGCGTCGAAAGCAATACGATCGGCGGTTTCCAGAACGTGTCCGGCACGACACGTTACGGTTTGTTGGACGCCGATAGTGTCGGAAACATCTCGTCGAGCCACCCACTGATTCCGGTGGAAGTCGAAGAGACCCGATCCGGTTCCGTATCGTTCTCCCGCCGCTTTGTGGAAGTGGGGCAGAATCAGCGGATCAATGAGCGCGACACCATCCGCCTCATGAGTGACCTGAAAGGGTCACTGAGCGATAACTTCGATTTCGAACTCTACGGGACTTATGGCTACTTCAAACAGGAGCAGCAAAACCCGAATGAGATCAACCTCGCCCGCTTGAGCGCTGCCTTGGATGTTGAAACGGTTAGTGGCAATATCCAATGTTCGGATGCAGACCGCCGCGCAGAAGGCTGCGTGCCGATCAACATCTTCGGCGAGAACTCGATCACGGCAGATGCTGCCGACTATATTCGCTATAACGGGTTTGGTGAGCAAAGCCGGACACAGTACTCGGCCGGTGGGTATGTCACCGGAGACCTGGCGCAGTTCGGGCCGCACGCATTGCAGGCCGTTTTTGGTGCCGAGTTCCGCCGCGAAGAGCAGAGTACCACGGGGGATCCCGACGGCGATAGTATTGGCGGGCTGGACGGGGATCCGACGACGAACGATGTCTTCCAGACCACGCTTGCAACTTTCCCATCGGTCCAGTCGAGCTATGATGTGGTCGAGGCCTTCGGAGAATTGAAACTGCCTCTGTCGGATAATTTCACAGCCGAGGCAGCGGCACGCATTGCCAATTATACAACGGTTGGAACGGTCTATTCATGGAACCTGGCAAGTACCTGGAGACCGACGCCAAATCTGAATTTCCGGGCCAACCTCGCTAAGGCGCAGCGTGCTCCGAGCCTGACAGAGTTCTTCTCGCCCGCGCGGACCGATAGTGACGGTCTGAACGATCCGTGTTCGGGACTTCTGGCGGATGGAACCGGGATTACCGGCATTTCCGGTGACGGCTCGGCGAATGCCGATCTCGCTATCGTGACGGCTAACTGCCTCTCAGAGCCAGGAATTCAAGCTTACTTCGCGGATCCGGAACAGGACCCGGACTTCGATCCTCCCGGATCCGTCAACGGTCCGAACTCGGGAAACCCGAATGTTCGGGAGGAGACGGCCAGCACGCTTACGTTGGGTGTCGGTTACCGTCCCGAATGGTTCGACGGTCTGACACTGGTCGTGGATTACTTCCGCATCAATATTGATGATGCCATCACATCCATCAGCACGCAGAACACGGTCAGCCTCTGCTACTCCGCCTCGGATTTTCCGAATAATCGTTTCTGCGACGTCATCACCCGGAATCCGGAGACAGGCTTCATCACGGAAGTCATCAACTTCCAGGAGAACTTGAACGAGGAAAATGTTGAGGGGATTGACGTAACGCTCAATTACGAGTTCGCGCTTCCAAAGATACCCGGCGAGTTCGACCTGCGCCTCAATTACAGCCACTATCTTGAAGACGAAGTGGTCTTCGAAGGTATTGGCGGCGAGGAAATCACGACAACGTCGCTGGGAGAAATCGGCTCAGCCGATGACGAGTTCCGGGCGACCATGTCCTACGATCTCGATAAGTTCCGACTGCGCTATACGCTCTTGTTCGAAGAAGGCGGCGTGGACGACCCCATCAACGATCCCGATCCATCCTTCGAACGCTACTTCAAGACCGGCGACGAGTTCTTCCACCGGATTTACGCGCGCTACGACTTCGGGGCTGATGATCGCTACCGCATCTATGGCGGGGTCAACAATATCTTCGACAATTTCGGACCAATCCTTCCGAGCGGTCTGGATAATGGTAGCTCCTATAATATCGTATCCGACTTAGGCGACATTGTCGGGCGGGAGTTTTATGCTGGTGTCAGGGTCCGGTTCTAA
- a CDS encoding glycosyltransferase family 2 protein — MYSDKTLAAVIPCHNEETQIEKVVDTMPDMVDRIVIVNDKSTDKTADVLDALAKRDKRVVALHHSVNQGVGGAIATGYEWARDNDMDMAVVMAGDGQMNPDDLPALVAPVADEGVNYSKANRLIVSRSIEKIPFRRFFGNSVLSLLTKISSGYWHISDSQTGYTVADKDVLHTIDWQDMYKRYGQPNDLLIKLNVHKFTVRDVPTEPVYNVGEKSGIKIRRVVFTISNILVKGFFWRMKNKYIIRDFHPLVLFYMLGIFLMIMFLLFALRVFWVLFTTGDVPLISTISMFFAFTSGIQSLFFGMLFDMQDNRPLRG; from the coding sequence ATGTATTCCGACAAGACGCTTGCTGCGGTCATCCCTTGCCACAATGAAGAAACCCAGATCGAGAAGGTGGTCGATACCATGCCGGATATGGTCGACCGCATCGTGATCGTGAACGACAAGTCGACGGACAAGACCGCCGATGTTCTCGATGCGCTCGCCAAGCGGGACAAGCGCGTGGTCGCGCTTCATCACTCGGTCAATCAGGGTGTCGGCGGTGCGATCGCGACCGGTTATGAATGGGCCCGTGACAATGACATGGACATGGCTGTGGTCATGGCCGGTGACGGGCAGATGAACCCGGACGATCTGCCGGCTCTGGTGGCTCCTGTCGCCGATGAAGGCGTCAACTATTCCAAGGCCAATCGCCTGATCGTTTCCCGGTCGATCGAGAAAATTCCGTTCCGCCGCTTCTTCGGTAATTCCGTCCTGTCCCTGCTCACGAAAATATCTTCGGGCTACTGGCACATTTCCGACAGTCAGACCGGCTACACCGTGGCCGACAAGGATGTGCTGCACACGATCGACTGGCAGGACATGTATAAGCGCTACGGCCAACCTAATGACCTTCTAATCAAGCTGAATGTTCACAAGTTCACTGTCCGCGATGTCCCGACGGAACCGGTCTATAATGTCGGTGAAAAGAGCGGGATCAAGATCCGCCGCGTCGTGTTCACCATTTCGAACATTCTGGTGAAGGGCTTCTTCTGGCGCATGAAGAACAAATACATCATCCGCGATTTCCACCCGCTGGTCCTGTTCTACATGCTGGGTATCTTCCTGATGATCATGTTCCTCCTGTTCGCGCTGCGCGTATTCTGGGTTCTGTTCACAACGGGTGATGTGCCGTTGATTTCGACGATCTCCATGTTCTTCGCCTTCACATCCGGCATACAGAGCCTGTTCTTCGGCATGCTGTTCGACATGCAGGATAATCGTCCGCTGCGGGGTTAA
- a CDS encoding lysylphosphatidylglycerol synthase transmembrane domain-containing protein codes for MTSVTRQRLTSIIGFVVLIGLIGWYFGDAERRAGVVTNIASVGWGPFGVMVVGMFAFILFQAFVLIHSLTPFGKRVGFWEAFGIIVVTFFTNYLIPFLGFGIRGVYLKKKHDLSYADFSQSLIAILIVEWAIFASLALIAMAVLFASGHVVSPFILILMAGIVTGFFVLMAARPSWVPGFLPLSGFAKTVVGDWRQYSSHRGALLRVAFYTLLEAIGFILAFVIAYKTLFPAVPAAASVVAGALSDLALIIRILPASAGSLEGALHLSMLEYNLSFEDNLSVALVTRAALAVIFVPLGPVFLWWLLTRSKAADAGEETVDHQ; via the coding sequence ATGACATCCGTTACACGTCAGCGTCTGACCTCCATCATCGGCTTTGTTGTCCTGATCGGACTGATCGGCTGGTATTTCGGCGATGCCGAACGGCGTGCGGGTGTGGTGACGAATATAGCCTCCGTCGGATGGGGCCCGTTCGGGGTCATGGTGGTCGGCATGTTTGCCTTCATCCTGTTCCAGGCCTTCGTCTTGATCCACTCCCTGACCCCATTCGGCAAGCGGGTCGGGTTCTGGGAAGCGTTCGGGATCATCGTCGTCACCTTCTTCACTAACTATCTGATCCCTTTTCTCGGATTCGGCATTCGCGGCGTCTATTTGAAGAAAAAGCATGATCTGAGCTATGCGGATTTCAGTCAGAGCCTGATCGCCATCCTGATCGTCGAATGGGCCATTTTCGCAAGCCTGGCCCTGATCGCCATGGCGGTTCTGTTTGCCAGTGGACATGTCGTCAGCCCCTTCATCCTGATCCTGATGGCCGGAATCGTGACAGGATTTTTCGTCCTGATGGCGGCGCGGCCGTCCTGGGTGCCGGGATTCCTGCCCCTGTCGGGTTTTGCCAAGACGGTCGTCGGGGACTGGCGCCAATATTCCAGTCATCGCGGCGCGCTGTTGCGTGTGGCCTTTTACACGCTCCTCGAGGCGATCGGTTTCATTTTGGCCTTCGTCATCGCCTATAAGACTCTGTTTCCCGCCGTGCCGGCAGCGGCCAGCGTGGTGGCCGGTGCCTTGTCCGATCTGGCGCTTATCATCCGGATTTTACCGGCCTCGGCGGGCAGTCTGGAAGGGGCATTACACCTGTCGATGCTGGAATATAATCTCAGTTTCGAAGATAATCTGTCCGTGGCCCTCGTCACCCGCGCGGCGCTGGCCGTGATCTTCGTTCCGCTAGGCCCCGTCTTCTTGTGGTGGCTGCTGACACGCAGCAAGGCCGCAGACGCAGGTGAAGAAACGGTTGATCATCAATGA
- a CDS encoding N-acetyl sugar amidotransferase, with the protein MDMINPDRPYQICTRCIMDTTVPTIRFDQNGECNFCEMHDVMEARYPLDERGKAELDRLVADIKKAGEGKKYDVICGTSGGRDSTWTLLLACKTLGLRPLAVHFDNGWNSAIAVSNVHNACEILDIDLETYVADWDEFRDIQHAFLKASTPDVEVPTDVAIHTVMHKLAVKEGVKYIFNGHSFRTEGIAPKDWTYMDGRYIRDVQETFGTVPIKDFQNFNLWDYLKFHFIHRVKVVPILNYFPYDKRVVDKKIQAELGWRNYGGHHHESTYTKFIQSYLLPRKFHVDKRRTENSAMIRSGYMTREEALDGVKDIYPYDPTLIGYVAEKFNLTVDQFNELVDRPVKSFRDYKSYYPLIRLMKLPIDIASRLGIIPRLLYLKFLG; encoded by the coding sequence ATGGACATGATCAACCCAGACCGCCCGTATCAGATATGTACGCGCTGTATCATGGATACGACCGTGCCGACGATCCGGTTCGACCAGAACGGCGAGTGCAATTTCTGCGAAATGCACGACGTCATGGAGGCCCGCTATCCGCTTGATGAGCGTGGCAAGGCGGAACTGGACCGGCTTGTCGCTGACATTAAGAAGGCCGGCGAGGGCAAGAAATATGACGTGATTTGCGGCACGAGCGGCGGGCGCGACAGCACCTGGACGCTTCTCCTGGCCTGCAAGACGCTGGGTCTGCGCCCGCTGGCCGTTCACTTCGACAATGGCTGGAACTCCGCCATCGCCGTGTCCAATGTCCATAATGCCTGCGAAATTCTCGATATCGATCTCGAAACCTACGTCGCCGACTGGGACGAATTCCGCGATATTCAGCATGCCTTTCTGAAGGCCTCGACACCCGACGTCGAAGTGCCGACCGATGTCGCCATTCATACGGTGATGCACAAGCTCGCCGTCAAGGAAGGCGTGAAGTACATTTTCAACGGCCACTCCTTCCGCACGGAAGGCATTGCGCCCAAAGACTGGACCTATATGGACGGTCGCTACATTCGCGACGTGCAAGAAACCTTCGGCACGGTTCCGATCAAGGATTTCCAGAACTTCAACCTGTGGGACTATCTGAAATTCCACTTTATCCACCGCGTCAAAGTGGTGCCGATCCTCAACTACTTCCCCTACGACAAGCGCGTCGTGGACAAGAAGATCCAGGCCGAGTTGGGTTGGCGCAACTATGGTGGCCACCACCACGAATCGACCTATACCAAGTTCATCCAGTCCTATCTGCTGCCGCGCAAGTTCCATGTCGACAAGCGCCGCACGGAAAACTCCGCCATGATCCGTTCGGGTTACATGACCCGCGAAGAAGCGCTAGACGGGGTCAAGGACATCTATCCCTATGACCCGACATTGATCGGTTATGTAGCGGAGAAATTCAATCTGACCGTTGATCAGTTCAACGAACTGGTCGATCGTCCGGTCAAGAGCTTCCGGGACTACAAGTCCTACTACCCCTTGATCCGCCTGATGAAACTGCCGATCGACATTGCGTCGCGGCTCGGTATCATTCCCCGTCTTCTCTACCTGAAATTCCTCGGCTAG
- a CDS encoding HisA/HisF-related TIM barrel protein, which yields MQQVRVFPTLLYRGRGIYKGVGFDDHTYLGDVLNATRIYNDAEVDELSLLDIGARAEGRAISPKLVDKVATECMMPLSAGGGIDRLDQAKAVMDNGAEKVVLNTATFTNPGLVTDVADQYGNQAVVASVDAKSDGQGGYSVYSTNAKTPEAVDLIDHVREMESRGAGELLITSIDREGRREGYDTDLIKAVADAVSIPVIANGGAGGLGHFKPAIDAGAHALTAGSMFVFYGRRRAVLVNYPTRLRLNAALDGDILPANSETMVHGN from the coding sequence ATGCAACAGGTACGCGTTTTCCCAACTCTGCTCTATCGCGGGCGCGGCATCTACAAGGGTGTCGGGTTCGATGATCACACCTATCTGGGCGATGTCCTCAACGCGACACGCATCTATAATGATGCGGAGGTCGACGAACTCAGCCTGCTCGACATCGGCGCGCGTGCCGAAGGCCGGGCCATCTCGCCCAAGCTTGTCGACAAGGTGGCAACCGAATGCATGATGCCACTATCAGCCGGAGGCGGTATCGATCGTCTCGATCAGGCCAAGGCAGTTATGGATAATGGGGCGGAGAAGGTTGTTCTGAACACAGCGACATTCACCAATCCGGGCTTGGTGACGGATGTCGCCGATCAATATGGAAACCAGGCCGTCGTCGCCTCCGTTGATGCCAAATCCGACGGGCAGGGCGGATATTCGGTTTATTCGACCAATGCCAAGACGCCCGAGGCGGTCGATCTAATCGATCATGTGCGAGAAATGGAATCCCGCGGCGCGGGTGAGCTGCTGATCACCTCGATCGACCGCGAGGGTCGGCGCGAGGGTTACGATACCGACCTGATCAAGGCCGTCGCCGACGCCGTGTCCATTCCCGTTATCGCCAATGGCGGCGCTGGTGGGTTGGGCCATTTCAAGCCGGCGATCGATGCGGGCGCGCATGCGTTGACGGCGGGTAGCATGTTCGTTTTCTACGGTCGCCGCCGCGCGGTTCTGGTCAATTATCCAACGCGACTGCGCCTCAATGCAGCGCTGGACGGGGACATCCTTCCGGCGAACTCCGAAACCATGGTTCACGGGAACTAA
- the hisH gene encoding imidazole glycerol phosphate synthase subunit HisH: MTSFAVINYGIGNLRSLQRSLDRVGVDAQMVTDPSGIEAAERLLLPGVGHFRACMSAFNASGMRGALEKAVKDGKPLLGICVGMQMLFDGSEEGDFTDGLGFIKGRVSRFSSEFEGAPLRVPHVGFAEIETRDSVLFEGMEPNPRFYFTHSFRAADADPKAIIGVGNYGGSFAAAVQKKRVYGTQFHPEKSHRNGLALLKNYATKG, translated from the coding sequence ATGACGTCATTCGCCGTGATCAATTATGGCATAGGAAACCTCCGATCGCTGCAGCGGTCGCTGGACCGGGTTGGTGTCGATGCGCAGATGGTAACGGATCCATCCGGTATCGAGGCTGCAGAGCGTCTGCTTCTGCCCGGTGTCGGTCACTTCCGGGCCTGCATGAGCGCCTTCAATGCATCGGGGATGCGCGGCGCGCTGGAAAAGGCCGTCAAGGACGGCAAGCCCTTACTGGGTATTTGTGTCGGCATGCAGATGCTGTTCGACGGTTCCGAAGAAGGGGATTTCACGGACGGGCTAGGCTTTATCAAGGGTCGCGTGTCGCGATTCTCGTCTGAGTTCGAAGGGGCTCCTCTGCGTGTTCCACATGTCGGTTTTGCAGAAATCGAAACACGCGATTCGGTTCTGTTTGAGGGTATGGAGCCCAATCCGCGCTTCTACTTCACCCATTCTTTCCGGGCCGCGGACGCGGATCCCAAGGCGATTATCGGTGTCGGGAATTACGGTGGTAGCTTTGCCGCTGCGGTTCAGAAGAAACGCGTCTACGGGACGCAATTCCACCCTGAAAAAAGCCACCGTAACGGTCTCGCACTTCTCAAGAATTACGCCACCAAGGGCTGA
- a CDS encoding LL-diaminopimelate aminotransferase, with the protein MNWPVPDRVFREEFYRIQRLPPYVFAEVNTLKAELRGDGADIIDFGFGNPDRPTPPHIIDKLVEAVRKPGVTGYSASRGIRGLREACARYYDRRFDVALDPETEIIATIGSKEGFANLAQAITAPGDVIFAPDPSYPLHAYGFIIAGAVIQGIPAITAEEYLQGVKEALAKAEKPPLAIVICFPSNPTGHTCDLAFLEEIVAIAKANDIIILSDLAYSEIYFTDPPHSIFEVPGARDILAVETTSLSKTYSMAGWRMGFAVGHERLIAALTRVKSYLDYGAFTPIQVAACAALDGPQEPVAEARATYKARRDVMVESFARAGWEVPSPDASMFAWVPLPDAYKEMGSLKFSKYLMRNASVAVSPGNGFGENGEGYVRIALVENEQRIRQAARNIKQMIKRDTEGA; encoded by the coding sequence ATGAATTGGCCAGTACCGGATCGTGTATTCCGTGAAGAGTTTTACCGGATACAGCGTTTACCGCCTTATGTGTTTGCGGAGGTCAACACGCTGAAGGCGGAACTTCGGGGCGACGGGGCAGACATCATTGATTTCGGGTTCGGCAATCCGGACCGTCCGACCCCGCCCCACATCATCGACAAGCTGGTCGAGGCGGTGCGCAAGCCCGGCGTGACAGGCTATTCCGCCTCGCGCGGGATCCGGGGGCTGCGCGAGGCGTGCGCGCGCTATTACGACCGGCGCTTCGATGTGGCTCTGGATCCAGAAACGGAAATCATTGCCACTATCGGCTCCAAGGAAGGCTTCGCCAATCTGGCGCAGGCAATCACGGCGCCGGGCGATGTCATTTTTGCGCCTGATCCATCCTATCCTCTGCACGCATATGGTTTCATCATTGCCGGAGCGGTCATTCAGGGCATTCCGGCTATCACTGCCGAGGAGTATCTGCAGGGCGTGAAGGAGGCTCTAGCGAAAGCCGAAAAACCGCCCTTGGCGATCGTGATCTGTTTTCCTTCCAACCCGACGGGCCATACATGTGATCTGGCATTTCTGGAAGAAATCGTGGCGATCGCAAAAGCCAATGATATCATCATCTTGTCTGATCTGGCTTATTCGGAAATCTACTTCACTGATCCGCCGCATTCCATTTTTGAAGTGCCGGGTGCGCGCGATATTCTCGCCGTCGAGACGACATCGCTGTCCAAGACCTATTCGATGGCAGGCTGGCGCATGGGCTTTGCCGTTGGCCACGAGAGGCTGATTGCGGCACTGACGCGGGTCAAGTCCTATCTCGACTACGGGGCCTTCACACCCATTCAGGTCGCGGCCTGCGCGGCGCTCGACGGGCCGCAGGAACCGGTCGCGGAGGCGCGCGCGACCTACAAGGCGCGGCGCGATGTGATGGTGGAAAGCTTCGCGCGGGCGGGGTGGGAGGTTCCGTCGCCCGATGCCTCCATGTTCGCGTGGGTTCCGTTGCCGGACGCCTATAAGGAGATGGGATCACTGAAATTTTCTAAATATCTGATGCGCAATGCCTCGGTCGCGGTCTCTCCCGGCAATGGTTTCGGCGAGAATGGCGAGGGCTATGTGCGGATTGCGCTGGTCGAGAACGAGCAACGTATTCGCCAAGCGGCGCGCAACATCAAACAGATGATCAAACGGGACACAGAAGGAGCATGA